Proteins encoded by one window of Candidatus Margulisiibacteriota bacterium:
- a CDS encoding oligosaccharide flippase family protein: MLKEKNIQNIIIYTAPNFVGYALSVITIPIMTRLLRPADYGIIIMANLFPAIAVGLLTFGLVSATQRNYFQYRKDKEQLNGLIMTSQVFLFLMLIASSIGVYLLRDNISQMIIGKTLYGNAIFVAYLAAYLAYINSFYLTIFQSMERAKLFAGFIVTQTIMTSGLNLLYVWAFKLSFMGPLLGALTANVCLLLVLFVVFNSGYSYKLNFTLLFENILFGLQLVPKVLTGF, translated from the coding sequence GTGCTTAAAGAAAAAAATATTCAAAATATAATTATTTACACAGCTCCCAATTTTGTGGGGTACGCCTTGAGCGTGATCACGATCCCGATCATGACCCGGCTACTGCGGCCGGCCGATTACGGGATCATCATCATGGCCAATCTCTTTCCGGCGATAGCGGTTGGGCTTTTAACTTTTGGCTTGGTTAGCGCCACCCAGCGGAACTATTTTCAATACCGCAAGGACAAGGAACAACTGAACGGCTTGATCATGACTTCCCAGGTGTTTTTGTTCCTGATGCTGATTGCCAGTTCGATCGGAGTTTATCTTTTACGGGATAATATCTCCCAAATGATCATTGGCAAGACGCTCTACGGTAACGCGATCTTTGTCGCTTACCTGGCCGCTTATTTAGCTTACATCAATAGTTTTTATCTGACGATCTTCCAGAGCATGGAGCGGGCCAAGCTCTTTGCCGGCTTTATAGTGACCCAAACCATTATGACCAGCGGGCTTAATCTGCTCTACGTTTGGGCCTTTAAGCTCTCTTTTATGGGGCCGTTATTGGGCGCTTTGACCGCGAATGTATGTTTGCTGCTGGTTCTGTTTGTTGTTTTTAATTCCGGTTATTCTTACAAGCTGAACTTTACTTTGCTGTTTGAGAACATTCTTTTCGGTCTGCAGTTGGTTCCCAAGGTCCTGACCGGGTTCG
- a CDS encoding GNAT family N-acetyltransferase translates to MKKSLIISGKNIYLKEFQVGDITADYINWLNDPEVNQYLESRHVKQTKKTVEAYVRSFAGCDRKLLFGIFDRATGLHVGNISFSDLNHRHGYGVIGIAVGRKAFWGKGIGTEAIELLVAYGFKILKLKRIEAGIYANNLGSIAIFKKAGFKIEAALRERYQLKNKRVDGLIVGFLKEDWSGA, encoded by the coding sequence GAAAGAATATTTATTTGAAAGAATTCCAGGTCGGCGATATTACCGCTGATTACATCAACTGGCTGAACGATCCCGAGGTCAACCAGTATTTGGAGTCGCGTCATGTTAAACAGACAAAAAAGACTGTGGAAGCCTATGTCCGTTCCTTTGCGGGTTGCGACCGTAAATTGCTTTTCGGGATATTTGACCGGGCGACTGGTTTGCACGTTGGCAATATTTCTTTTTCCGACCTTAATCATCGTCACGGCTACGGGGTGATCGGCATCGCCGTCGGACGGAAAGCTTTTTGGGGGAAGGGGATAGGGACCGAAGCGATCGAACTGCTTGTCGCTTACGGTTTTAAAATATTAAAGCTCAAACGGATCGAAGCGGGGATATACGCCAACAATCTGGGATCGATCGCGATCTTTAAGAAGGCTGGGTTTAAGATCGAGGCGGCGCTTCGGGAGCGGTATCAGTTAAAAAACAAAAGGGTCGATGGCTTAATAGTTGGATTTTTGAAGGAGGATTGGTCCGGTGCTTAA